The DNA region TCGCGGAACCCGGCCCCGACGTCCACCCCCTCGCCTGATCCCCCTTCACGGCACGGCGGCCCGTCAGCGGCCCTTCAGGCTCCGGGCCTACGCTGCGCCCATGCCCATGACCCGCACGTCCCCCCCGGCCCTGTCCCGCCTCCTGCGCCCCGCCGCCCTGGGGGCCGCGCTGCTGCTCCCGGCCGCCAGCGCCGCCACCCTCACCCTGAGCGCCGGGCAGAGCGGGCAGCTGGGCGATCAGCGCGTCACGGTCGTGCGCGTGCAGGACAACCGCTGCCCCATCAACGCCCGCTGCATCCGCGCGGGCGAACTGATCGTGAAGGTCCTGGTCGGCCAGGGCCGCGCCCTGCGGTTCCTGACACTGGAACTGCCCGCCCCGCAGGACGCCGCCTGGAAGGGCCTGCGCGTCCTGTCCGCACCGGGCCGCGCCACGAATGACCGCCGCCCGGTGCCGGTCACGTTCAGCGACCAGCCCTGACCGGCCCCGGGCGGCTCAGGCCTGCCGGTCCAGGCCTTCCAGCACCCCTTCCACGAACGCCACGGCCTCCGCCTGGGTGGGAAAGCGCCGCACCGGGAACAGCTTTTCCTGGAACGACACGATCACCTCGAACGCCCCGGTCGCCTCGTGCAGTTCCTCCAGCGCCGGACCGCCCTCACGGGTCGCGGTGCTTTGCAGGTGCGGCCGCACCGCCAGCACGTCCACGCGGTTCAGGTTCAGCCACGCGGCCTCGTCGGCGACTTTCAGGAAGCGGCCCATGCGCCCCAGCGTACCGCGGCCCCATGCGGAACTGCTCTAATGCGGGGCATGCAGCACCTCGCGCCCGCCGACGCCACGCCCCGCGACCTGGGGTTCGCCATGCCCGCCGAGTGGGAGAAGCACGCCGCCACCTGGATGAGCTGGCCCGCCGACGACGACCTGTGGTTCGGGCACCTGGACGGCGTGCGCGCCGAGTTCGCGGAGCTGGTCGCCACCATCGCCCGCTTCGAGCCGGTGCACCTGCTCGTCCGCGACGAGGAGAGCGACACGGACGCCCGCGCGCGCCTGGGCAACGCCAACGTGAAGTACCACCGCGTCCCCCTGGACGACGTGTGGATGCGCGACAACGGCCCCATCTTCGTGCAGCGGCACGTAGACGGCCGCACCGAGGTCAGCCTGGTCAACTGGAAGTTCAACGCCTGGGGCGGCAAGTTCCACTTCGCCAACGACGACCGCGTGCCGGAGTACGTGGCCGGCACCATGAACGCCGCCCACTGGGACATGAACATCGTGCTTGAAGGCGGCGGCCTGGAAGTGAACGGCGCGGGCGTGGGCCTCACCACCCGCTCCTGCTTCCTGACCGACACCCGCAACCCCGGCCTGACCGAGGAGGGCTACACGCTGCTGCTGCACGACCTGCTGGGCGTGCAGAAACTCCTGTGGCTGGACGGCGGCCTGGAAAACGACCACACCGACGGGCACATCGACACCATCACCCGCTTCACCGACCCGCGCACCATCGTGACCAGCGTGGAACCCGACCCGGCCGACCCGAACCACGCCGTCATGGCGAAAAACCTCCAGGACCTGCGCGCCATGACCGACGCCGACGGCCAGCCCTTCCGCATCGTGGAGCTGCCCCTCCCGGCCGAGTACCTGGAAGGCGCCGAGGGGCGGCTCCCGCCCACCTACGCGAACTTCTACATCGGCAACGGGTTCGTGGTCGTCCCTCAGTACGGCGACCCGAACGACGCCCGCGCCCTGGAAGTCCTGCGGCCCCTGTTCCCGGACCGCGAGGTGATCGGCCTGCCCAGCCGCCAGATCATCGAGGGCGGCGGCAGCTTCCACTGCGTCACGCAGCAGCAGCCGGCCGGCGTGGTCTGGAAGGGCGAGTAGGCCGGAACGCCGACCTGGACCGCCCGGGCCGCGTGTGCCACCCTGGGCCGTGACCCACATCGACCTGGGCGGCGGGTACTCGGCCCGCCCCATCCCCCACGCGGCGTACCAGGACGCCTGCACCCGCCTGGAAGACCGGATCTTCGGCGGGGGCTGGCTGTACGACTTCGGCCCGGCCCCCAAGGCGCCCCCGCCGCTGGGCGAGACCTTCACCTGGGGCCTGTACCACGCGGGCCCCCAGGGAGAGGCCCTGATCGGCTGGAGCCACGCGCAGCAGCAGGACGAACGGACCGTGTACATGGCCGACACCGGCCTGCTGCCCGAACACCAGGGCCACGGGCTGTACACCCGCCTGCTGCCGCACCTGCTGGGCACCTTCCGCGCCGCCGGGTACACGCTGGTGAAAAGCCACCACCGCGCCACGAACAACCGCGTGCTCATCCCCAAACTCCGCGCCGGGTTCACCGTGCAGGGCCTCAACCTGTACGAGGGCGGCCTGAACGCCGCCCTGACCCTCGCGCTGGACGGGGCGTATGCCGGTGCGCAGCACGTCCGCAGCGGCTTCCGGCCCGCCACTGGAGAAACGGCCCGGCGCCTGGGCGTGCCGGCTGCCGCCCCCCACCCGGCCCTGCCGGCGCCCGAGGTCCCGCTCCCGGACGTGGTGGGCCCGGCCGTGGACCTGGGCGGCGGGTACCGCCTGCACCGCGTGCCGTACGACGTGTACCAGGGCGTGTACGGGCAGCTGGAAGCCGCCGCGTACGAGACGGTGTCCTTCGACTGGCAGGCCCCCCCGCTGCTCTCCCCCCCGGACCTGCCGCGCTATACGTGGCTGATCGGCCATGAGGGGCAGGTCGCCGGCTGGCAGTACTCCCGGCAGTGGGACGCCCGCACGGCGTACATGGTGAACACCGCCCTGCTGCCCGCCCACCGCGGCCAGGGCGTGTACTCGCGCCTGCTGCCCGTGATCCTGAAGGCCCTGCGCGCCGAGGGCTACGCCGTGGTGCGCAGCCACCACCACGCCACCAACAACGCGGTGATCGTGCCGAAACTCCGCGCCGGGTTCCGCCTGCAGGGCCTGGAAGTGGACGAGCACGGCGTGATGGCCGTGCTGCACCACAGTTTCGACCCGGTGTACCGCGCCTACATGGACGTCCGCAGCGGCCTGACCCGCCCGACCGGCGAGGTCGCGCGCCGCCTCGGCCTGGACTGAGCGGCGCTTACTTCGCCGGGCGGTGTTTCGCGCGCTTGATCGTGCCGATCCCGGCCTCGCTGCCCAGCACCGTGCGGTACAGGCTCCAGCGCTCCCGGGCCACGGCGGGGTCGCGGGTCAGGTGCTCGAAGCGGTAGTAGGCGGCCGCGCCGTCCGGCAGCACGAACGTCGGCGTGCCGAACACCCCGATCTCCGCCGCGGCGTCCAGTTCCGCGCGCAGGTCCGCGCGGCGCGCCACGTCGTCGGCGCGGTCCTGCGCCCAGCGCTCCAGGTCCAGCCCGGCGTCCTGCGCGGCCTGCGCGAAGGCCGGTTCGTTCAGGTCCTGCCTGGCCTCGTGGCGGGCGCGCAGCAGGGCCAGCGTGAACGCCCAGCGGGCCTCCTCACCCTGCAGGGCGGCGGCCTGCGCGGCCAGAAACGCCTGCAGGCTCTGCTCCTGCCAGCCGCCCTCCCCGCCCGCCGGCGCGGCCTGCGCGGTGATCTGCCAGGTGCGGGCGCCCGCGTTGTCCGGGTGGTTGCCCTCCACCAGCGAGTAGTGCCGCAGCCGGAAGGGTTCACCCTCGGCGCGCAGCACCGCCGCCAGCTCCACGCCGCGCCACGCGTACGGGCACAGGAAATCCAGGTACAGGTCCGTCATGCGCCCGAGTCTAGGCCCTGCCGGGCGGCCGTCCCTGAGGGCTTGCTGAACCCGGCGCGGGGGCGGGCTCAGCCCGCGTCAGGTCCGGCGTGCTACCACTGCCTGATGAGGCCCCTGCTGCTGCCCGCCCTGACCCTGACCGCCCTGCTGGGCAGCGCGCAGGCCGCGCCCGGCGCGCCGGACCTGGAGGCGGCCGCCACCCGGGTGGCGCAGGCGCTGGACGGCGTGGTGCGCAACTGCCCGGCCGCGTACGCGAAGATCGGCACGGCCGCCAAGC from Deinococcus ficus includes:
- a CDS encoding agmatine deiminase family protein; this translates as MQHLAPADATPRDLGFAMPAEWEKHAATWMSWPADDDLWFGHLDGVRAEFAELVATIARFEPVHLLVRDEESDTDARARLGNANVKYHRVPLDDVWMRDNGPIFVQRHVDGRTEVSLVNWKFNAWGGKFHFANDDRVPEYVAGTMNAAHWDMNIVLEGGGLEVNGAGVGLTTRSCFLTDTRNPGLTEEGYTLLLHDLLGVQKLLWLDGGLENDHTDGHIDTITRFTDPRTIVTSVEPDPADPNHAVMAKNLQDLRAMTDADGQPFRIVELPLPAEYLEGAEGRLPPTYANFYIGNGFVVVPQYGDPNDARALEVLRPLFPDREVIGLPSRQIIEGGGSFHCVTQQQPAGVVWKGE
- a CDS encoding GNAT family N-acetyltransferase, yielding MTHIDLGGGYSARPIPHAAYQDACTRLEDRIFGGGWLYDFGPAPKAPPPLGETFTWGLYHAGPQGEALIGWSHAQQQDERTVYMADTGLLPEHQGHGLYTRLLPHLLGTFRAAGYTLVKSHHRATNNRVLIPKLRAGFTVQGLNLYEGGLNAALTLALDGAYAGAQHVRSGFRPATGETARRLGVPAAAPHPALPAPEVPLPDVVGPAVDLGGGYRLHRVPYDVYQGVYGQLEAAAYETVSFDWQAPPLLSPPDLPRYTWLIGHEGQVAGWQYSRQWDARTAYMVNTALLPAHRGQGVYSRLLPVILKALRAEGYAVVRSHHHATNNAVIVPKLRAGFRLQGLEVDEHGVMAVLHHSFDPVYRAYMDVRSGLTRPTGEVARRLGLD
- a CDS encoding DsbA family oxidoreductase translates to MTDLYLDFLCPYAWRGVELAAVLRAEGEPFRLRHYSLVEGNHPDNAGARTWQITAQAAPAGGEGGWQEQSLQAFLAAQAAALQGEEARWAFTLALLRARHEARQDLNEPAFAQAAQDAGLDLERWAQDRADDVARRADLRAELDAAAEIGVFGTPTFVLPDGAAAYYRFEHLTRDPAVARERWSLYRTVLGSEAGIGTIKRAKHRPAK